The Verrucomicrobiota bacterium genome includes the window AAGTGTGTCCTGGCAGCTCCATATCTTAGCACCGATAACGCCTCTATGATTGCTCTTGTTGCTGCGTTACAGCATCAGCAGGGAGTTTTACAAAAATGGGATACAGATATTGATCCGAATTTAAAACTAGCTAGCTAAGGTATGAAGGTAGCCTGTTATACTTCAATCTGTTGAATGATAAAGGAGTGCCAGCCTGTGGTATAAGTTTCGAAGCCAGGTGCTTTTGCATGGGCAACGATACAATCCTTACCTCTAACTTTAGCAATCTGATAACTTTTTGATGAATTTAGCATTTTGACAACTCCCTCAAAGTCAACAGTATCTTCCAGGATACGGTCCTGCGTGTCTGCTATAACCAACCTATCACCATTGGTAAAACATACTCTTGTTATTTTTTTCTCTTCTTCTGTTAGTGAGGTATTTTTGACGATGACTTGAGCTAGGTCATCATATCTAAATAAAATTCCCAAGACACCTACGATTCTACCAGTAGCTTCTCCGCCTTCCCTAACGCTACAGGAATAAATTAATACATTTTCACCATTGACTAGCTCAGAAGAATGGACCGATTGGAATCCATATTCATTTCCACTGATAGAATTAATCACTGCTTGAAACCATTCTGCATCAGCTTGGTTCTTTCTTACAGAATCATATTCATTAGGTCTCCCATTAGCTATGACGTTTCCTTTTGTGTCACATAATACAAGATCATAGTAGACTGTGTAAGCATCTAGAATCACTCCCATACGGCGGCTTGCATAGTTACAATCATCTGGTTGACCGCTTGCAGCCGCAGTTACCACACTGCTATCAGTAGCCCACCATCGCACATCACAAGTCCTCTCGTAAAGATTACGGTCTACCAAATCAATGTTATTCAAGGCCAAGTCAGACAAACGCGTTCCTAAAACACTCTTCCCTAATTCATCACTAATCTCTAGTAATTCACTAAGAGCCGCTTTGGTCTCTGAAATAAGGCCATGTGCCACTTGTGAGGTTTTTCCAGCTAAGCTAATCATTTCTTCTGCTATAACAGAAAAAGCCCTACCATTTTCCCCTGACCGAGATGCTTCCACTTGCCCGTTTGTGGCCAACAATTTTGTTTGTAAATTAATATTGCCAATGGCTTTAATCGAGCCATTGATCTGTTTCTCCATCAGGCTTGCTAAAACTGAAATACGGCCGGGACTTGCATCGACATTTCGCCTTTTTCCAGCCCTGGCTTTTGCACTACTATCACTAATTTCCTTCTCTTCAGTTAACATATCTAGATTCCGCTGCGCTTATCATTTCGGAGATTTTACTGACTAAATAGATCGGTTTCTTTAAATTGGTCTATATCCCCGCTTCGTTACCTATTCTAAGTTCGAATGCTTAACTGAGTTTCTTTAGCTATTTTATAGATAGAATTGCAAAACTCCTAAAAAGAACTCAGGTTAAAGGATATTAAAAGGGGAATAAAATTCTCTTTTGTCCTGATTTTTACCCATCTACTTCCCTGAAAGGGCATATAGGCCTCATGGAAAAAAAGAGGTAAAAGGTTCCTTAGGCTATTTAAAAGCCTTAGTCCTACGTATATTTTTTCCGCTCAACGCCAGAATTTCTAGCTTTTTAATAGTTAAATCCAGCATCTATTACCCCTAAATTACATGCTTTATCGCACCGCCAATTAGCAAACAATAATCAACGTAATTCATTCATATGGAATCACTTAAACCCATCAAATTTTTTAAAAACCGCTGCCATTAGTTTCTATGGTATTGCAGCTCTGTCCATCACCGATATTCTATATATGGACAAGACAACACATCATGACCCAGCCGGAACCGATGCTTTTACGCCATCGGTTAAAACCACCAAGCAAAACTCTATTAGAAATTTAGCGGTCGC containing:
- a CDS encoding methyl-accepting chemotaxis protein → MLTEEKEISDSSAKARAGKRRNVDASPGRISVLASLMEKQINGSIKAIGNINLQTKLLATNGQVEASRSGENGRAFSVIAEEMISLAGKTSQVAHGLISETKAALSELLEISDELGKSVLGTRLSDLALNNIDLVDRNLYERTCDVRWWATDSSVVTAAASGQPDDCNYASRRMGVILDAYTVYYDLVLCDTKGNVIANGRPNEYDSVRKNQADAEWFQAVINSISGNEYGFQSVHSSELVNGENVLIYSCSVREGGEATGRIVGVLGILFRYDDLAQVIVKNTSLTEEEKKITRVCFTNGDRLVIADTQDRILEDTVDFEGVVKMLNSSKSYQIAKVRGKDCIVAHAKAPGFETYTTGWHSFIIQQIEV